The proteins below come from a single Mya arenaria isolate MELC-2E11 chromosome 6, ASM2691426v1 genomic window:
- the LOC128237645 gene encoding dynein light chain Tctex-type protein 2B-like, whose amino-acid sequence MRPQDMTESVKVAIKKEGSDLSKGDKDGVFAEWQKRKQSIAPMQSGAQLSSRRKSNLKDLAAHLNMTRTPGMGLRRLTLSMSMRGKSELSADNFGQTKVKQENTYKMKPDENVKLTCPKIKSAVETLLQDELGDFGYEQDFASKLTCDLSDKIKDTVKELGFNRHKIAVNVMVGQAADQGMEVASRCVWDDKNDNSVCVTFSHKDLFVVALVFGAYFE is encoded by the exons GCCACAGGATATGACTGAGTCTGTCAAA GTTGCTATTAAGAAAGAAGGGTCGGACCTCAGTAAAGGTGATAAGGACGGCGTATTTGCTGAATGGCAGAAACGGAAGCAGTCGATTGCGCCAATGCAATCGGGGGCGCAGCTATCCAGCCGCAGGAAATCCAACCTCAAGGACCTTGCTGCACACCTCAACATGACGCGGACCCCCGGGATGGGCCTCCGGCGCCTTACACTATCCATGAGCATGAGAGGAAAGTCAGAACTTTCGGCTGATAATTTCGGTCAGACCAAAGTTAAGCaggaaaatacatacaaaatgaaaCCCGACGAGAACGTTAAACTAACTTGTCCAAAGATAAAGAGCGCCGTGGAAACACTTTTGCAAGATGAACTAGGCGATTTCGGATATGAACAAGACTTCGCTAGCAAGCTAACTTGCGATTTGTCGGAcaaaattaaagatacagtGAAGGAGTTAGGTTTTAACCGCCACAAGATCGCCGTAAACGTTATGGTGGGCCAGGCGGCGGACCAGGGAATGGAGGTGGCAAGTCGCTGTGTCTGGGATGACAAGAACGACAACTCTGTTTGTGTCACATTCTCCCACAAAGACCTTTTTGTTGTCGCCCTTGTGTTCGGGGCCTACTTTGAATGA